The genomic DNA GGTTGGCCTCAACAGCTCAGCAGTGTTGAGGATGACTTGAGGTTGATCTGACAAAGGCTATCGCAGCTGCAAATGTGGTCAGGTGTATTGTGGAGCACACATgagactgctgaggggagaatggctcatagtaatgtctggaatggagtgaatggaatggtatcaggcactgcatcgcagtgctagctgtgccactagagatcctgtttcgaatccaggctctgtcgtagccggccgtgaccgggagacccatggggcggcgcacaattggcccagcgttgtccagggtaggggagggaatggccggcagggatgtagctcagtttggtagagcatggcatttgcaacgccagggttgtgggttcgattcccacggggggccagtatgaaaaataaaaaagtatatataaaaaaataatgtatgcactcactaactgtaagtcggtctctggataagagcgtctgctaaatgactaaaatgtaaaatgtatcaaatacatggaaaccatgtgtttgatgagttcgataccattccattgactccattttagacattactatgagcccgtcctccccaatcaaggtgccaccaacctcctgtggtagagCATGTACAGGCTCTTCTTTTTCATATGGCTTATTCGTGTTTAGCTCAGAGCTAAAATCCTGTTTTGGGCAAATTTCTGTACATCTGTGCAACACTGGTACATGTTGAATGTGCAGCAGAGCGCTCAGCCTTACCTGAGGGTATGTCCACACTGACGATGGGGATCTTGACCTGCTTCAGAGTGACTAGGATGCCAGCGTAGGGCTCCTTCACGTCTGTGTGGTCAGTCTCTGGCCCCAGGATGGCATCGATCACCAGGTTATAGGCATCGTTGATCAACTGCACCTGAatacacaaccataacacaaccaCAACTCAAACTCTGATCAACACCTGaacacacaaccacaacacaaccacaacccaaACTCTGATCAACACCTGAacacacaaccataacacaaccaCAACCCAAACTCTGATCAACACCTGAacacacaaccataacacaaccaCAACCCAAACTCTGATCAACACCTGAacacacaaccataacacaaccaCAACCCAAACTCTGATCAACACCTGAacacacaaccataacacaaccaCAACCCAAACTCTGATCAACACCTGAacacacaaccataacacaaccaCAACCCAAACTCTGATCAACACCTGAacacacaaccataacacaaccaCAACCCAAACTCTGGTCAGCATCTAGACAAGAGCTTTACATTGTGCTCACAGCTCCAGCAAGGTGCACTTTCATAAATCAGTTACGCTAGCAGATGTTTAATTCAAGTTTAATTCAAGGATTCATTTGTGTCTATAAAAAGTATAAGACATAAATTAATACTTGAATTAAACTTGACATCTAACATTTAATGTTTTATGGTCCTTTTTTATGTTGCTCACCTCTGTTGGGAGATAGGAGAGGAATGGGATGTCCATCTTCTCACACTGAACTGTGAAGTCCTGGTGAATGGTGTGAGGGGTGCGTTTGGGATAGTAGATGGTGGGCTCATACTCCtgttgaaaggagagagagagagagagagagagagagagagagagtgagagagagagagagagagagagagagagagatagagagatagagagagagagagagagagagagagagagagagagagagagagagagagagagagagagagagagagagagagagagagagagagagagagagagagagagagagagagagagagagagagagagagagagagagagagagagagagagagagagagagagagagagagagagagagagagagagagagagagaatgacacagaGTTAAAGGAAAAGTATATGAAAATGAAGTATGAATGAAATATTCTGTAACCATATAAATTAATACAGGCCCTCTAACAAGGTGACAATTTAAGAGAGAACATACTTTGCTGTTttcctacccctctctccctctggtctGTCGGTCTGTGTGTAGATCAgggctggacagacagacagagactggttAGCACAGCGTTGTACGCCTACTAGCCCTCTGGACTCTGGGATGACTAAACTACACCTACATGATTAATGATAGATGTTTAGGGAGAGTGGAAAGCCAGACACCTGTGGCTTGTGATGTTAAACGATGGCCAGCCGTGATCCCCACCGCTAATGGGCCTCAATCACAGTGATAAATAGTCTATGTGAAAGGGCCTCAGTGTGCTGCTGTGTTTTCTGGTCATGCTGGGTATGTAAACCAGGCAGTGAGAGGTTCAGGTCCCTCCATTTCTGACTAGCTGGCCCTGGTCAGTCAGAGGGGGAAGTGGTCTGTCAGCCCAGACGTCGGTCCACATGCTCCAACTCGCTCCTGGGAGACATTAAACCAATCAGGCTTCAACGACAGTGGCCGGAGAACGGGAAACTGACGTCATCTTTCATAACCGCCGCTAAAGAACCCAGAGAGAGACGTCCCTCTAGGGTGGCTGCGACCCCTTAGTGACCCCTTGGTGCCCTGACCTAGAAAAGGTTACAGCGTCAACATGAGACAGACATACCTCGGGGACGGAGGCACCATCAGGACGCTCTCTAGCGTCAACAAGTGTCAACTAAGAGGCATACAGGAGAAATTAGGTATGACTACAAGTTACAGACAGGTCACACGCCTTTTCTTGTTGATGTTAAGCGTTCCCACCGTTGAACTTCCTCTTCCTGAAAGATGAGCATTCTGAGTAGGCCTTGAAGGAGCGTCTTCTCTTTGGTCACAGTCCGTTGAGATTCACGGTGGTTTGTTTAAACAGTGACACAAAGGCCACATTGAAAAGACATTGTAGAATCTCTGGGATTCATCAGTCATGTGATAAACTTGATTCTTTCAGACACCGAGGTGTTTTTGTTCACAAGAAACACGAAAGAACCGCATTATGTTCCGAAAGAACTGTAGAACATCATGTGCATCCTCCCTTGCCTGAACAACAGGGTGGACTAACGGTCACAGACATAATCATATTCAGACAGAATCTGATGAAGATGAGCTTTGACTTGGGGACTATTTGTCTTTTCTGTGTGCAATATTTTGCCTCACCATTTATTTAGCAGTGGAAAGAACCACAGATGCATGCCAAACATACTGAGACACATGCTAGCTCAGTGAACATGGATGGCTAGCCCAGGACTGCCCAGGACTGTATTTTAGTCACTGCCACtcagacattgctcgtcctaatattattttacttttagatttgtgtgtattgttgtgaattgttagatactactgcactgttggagctaggaacacaagcatttcactacacccgtaataacatctgctaaatatgtgtatgtgaccaataaaaatggatatgatttgattttgatttgaaatcAGTCTGGTTTAACTAATTTGCCAGTGGCCAAATAGTAATCTACGCTCTGTTTAATCAAATGTACAGTTCCCAGATCAGAGCTAAAGACCTTGGTCTTATCTGCTGCAGTGCACTACCTCTTTAAGACCTGAACTTGTGAATCCTGCATGGAATAAGACTAATGGGATTCAACGGTCAGGGATTCATCGACTGATGATTTCTTTATTTGGATCGAAGTTATGTGGAAGTGCTTTATTCATTCCTGGAATCCTGGTGTAAAATATATCTGTGTTGACCCCAGGCCCAGTCACTGCCCTGAGAGCTTCACAGACAGTCATCTTGCAACTTTAACAGCTGCTGTCAACATGGTTTTAATCAGATATATCGATGCTCCATATAtttgccatttcagacacatttGGTGAAGTTATATAGATACATTCTGTTCTAAGGCAGGAAAACCAAAACGCATTTATGGTTTAGGCCAAATAGAATAAAGATAGTAGACTTGCCTCACTATATCATAACGTGTAAATCCTTATTCAAATTATGTTTTTAGTTAATGTACTGTAATCGTCTGTAATATTGCAATAAATGTCTTCACACCACAGAACAGCATATCCACAGTCATGCAAACTAATGTGACTAAAGTAATGACATCACCAACATGACATCATGGTACGCTACCAGTGCCAACTGTAACCAGACAGTATTTAATGAGGGTAACAATGAAGTGATGCCATCGACATTTTCAATCCCGTAATGGATCAATTAATCATTAAGGTCTATTTATAGATTTTATGAAAATCTCCTAAACATAGTGGAAGCCTTGTTACTTTATCCTGCAATAAACTCACTGAACCATTTCTTTCATTAGTAACTATAGTCTGATATTGTCCACATGGCCATGTGTGTGAGATGGCTGGTGTGTGCATGGCCAGTGCAGTCTTCTGTGGTATACTTACAAATATGCGTAGGTGGCGGGCACACACCAGGCCGATGGAGCCGTTCTGGTCAGGACCACAGACCACCAACACTGTTGGCTGCTTCTTACCCAGGGAGGTCAGAGGAAAggcctggagggagagagagacagagagtgagacagaaacATCACCAGTTAGCCTAGTAGACTCATTGTCCAGTGTACAGGTCATTACATCCGCCAGACTGACCCTCCATCACTGTCAGACTCTCTCCTTCGCGTGCCAGGGACGCCATGCCATGGCCAGGGGAAATGGCACCCAGGTCTTTTTTTAATGACAGAAAGCACCAAACTCATTAAAATAACCCTGACAGGAATGAAAAAAAAACCAGAGCCGGACACCACAGGTTGCTCCCTTTAAATAACACACTACTTTCCATCAGGCCTGAGCCATGAGTTTCCCCACTGGGCCACTGGCATCTCCCCTTCTCTGTTTTACAGGGGCAGAGCACATACCCCAGTAAATCCCCTCACACGTCCTTAAGAGAGGCAGCAAAGGTATCCGCCACTTTATCCCGCTGGAGACGGCATGTTGACTTAAGTGGTCCAATCTTCCTCCTCACACCTAAATAGAATCAGTAGGGGAGTGAAACATGTAGTGTTGCTAGCTACTAGCAACATCACAGCTAAAGGTGTCTCACCTCACTTTCCAACAGCTTTACCAAACCAAATGTGTAGCCTAACACTAAGTATTATACTGGACCACTTTCAATATGGCCGCTAAAACCGGGACTCTAAATGGAGTGGTACATTACCGTGCAACAAATGGAGCCATACTCTAATTGCTGTATCAGATTAATACAGACATGAAAGCATTAATTACAGTAATTATGCCGGTAGAAGAGAGACAGCAGCCATTATCTGTAACATAAATGTTCTGTCTGGGAGCAGATACACTCTAAATGAGATGAAAGAAGGATGGTAATGGCGGCATCGAGTCTGTGAGGTGGAAGGATAATGACGGCAGCAGAAGCTACATTCTGCGCGTAGCGAGAAAGAGGAAAGAGATAGGCAACATTTTCTTATCTAAGTGGCTGAAACAGATGAAACGGCTTCCTGGTGTCATTAAGGGTGTAGTAGTGTGTCTCCTGCTGTGCAACAGGGTTTTCATGTGTGTCTCTCGCTGCGCTGATGTGATGACACCCTCTCTGACCTGTTCCCCTGTGGTAAATGCTAACGCTAATTAGCACCGTAGCCCAATAAGGACCAGCCATCTCTGATAGGAGTGGAAGTGACATTCAATATGCACATACTGTGAATGCAGTGTGAAACCTGAGTGCCTTTTACAGCAGCATCCTCTTATCTTTTCTATCTTATCTCACCTTGCTTTAGGATTAGGCCATTAGCGCTAACAGAATGATTAAAGACtaatgagagcaccagctgttccggatgactatgtgatcacgctctccgtagccgatgtgagtaagacttttaagcaggtcaacattcacaaggccgcagggccagacggattaccaggacgtgtactccgagcatgtgctgaccaactggcaagtgtcttcactgacattttcaacatgtccctgactgagtctgtaataccaacatgtttcaagcagaccaccatagtccccgtgcccaaggactctaagataacctgcctaaatgactaccgacccgtagcactgacgtctgtagccatgaagtgctttgaaaggctggtcatggctcacatcaacagcattatcccagaaaccctagacccactccaatttgcataccgcccaacagatccacagatgatgcaatctctattgcactccacactgccctttcccacctggacaagaggaacacctacgtgagaatgctattcattgactacagctcagcattcaacaccatagtgccctctaagctcatcactaagctaaggatcctgggactaaacacctccctctgcaactggatcctggacttcctgacgggccgcccccaggtggtaagggtaggtaacaacacatctgccacactgatcctcaacacgggggcccctcaggggtgcgtgctcagtcccctcctgtactctctgttcacccatgactgcatggccaggcacaactccaacaccatcattaagtttgccgacgacacaacagtggtaggcctgatcaccgacaacgatgagacagcctatagggaggaggtcagagatctggtcgtgtggtgccaggacaacaacccctccctcaacgtgaccaagacaaaggagatgattgtggactacaggaaaaaaaagaggactgggcacgcccccattctcatcgacggggctgtagtggaacaggttgagagcttcaagttccttggtgtccacatcaccaacgaactatcatggtccaaacacaccaagacagtcgtgaagagggcacgacaaagcctattccccctcaggagactaaaaagatttggcatgggtcctcagatcctcaaaaaaattctacagctgcaccatcgagagcatcctgactggttgcatcaccgcctggtatggcaactgcttggcctccgaccgcaaggcactacagagggtagtgcgtacggcccagtacatcactggggcaaagcttcctgccatccaggacctctataccaggcggtgtcagaggaaggccctcaaaattgtcaaagactccagccaccctagtcatagactgttctctctgctaccgcacggcaagcggtaccggagtgccaagtctaggtccaatagacttctcaacagcttctacccccaagccataagactcctgaacagctaatcatggctacccggactatttgcaatgcccccaccccatccttttttacgctgctgctactctgttaagtatttatgcatagtcactttaactctacccacatgtacatattacctcaactacctcaactagccggtgccccgcacattgactctgcaacggtacccccctgtatatatagcctccctactgtcactttattttacttctgctcttttttttctcaacactcttttttgttgttgttgttttatttttactttttttgtttaaaataaatgcactgttggttaagggctgtaagtaagcatttcactgtaatgtctgcacctgttgtattcggcgcatgtgaccaataaaatttgatttgatttgatttgatttaaagagATGGTCGTTTCAGTAGATGTCGAAAATTCACATCCAGTGGAACAAGCTGGTTTTAGAGGAGCAGCATGCCCTGGTCTGGGTTTAGTAGTCAGGGTGTAGCCCTGCTACCCTGCTACCATGCTACCCTGCTACCCTGCCCCTTGCTCCTATCTGGAGGAATGCTGTTATGTCAGCTCATGGTACCTATCCTCATACACGtgcgcacacgcatgcacacgtacgtacgcacgcacgcatgcacacacacacacacacacacacacacacacacacacacacacacacacacacacacacacacaggagcaatGGCTGTATTGACTCTAATAAGGTCCCAGAGGCTAAGCCtacttttaattttattttacaaggtaagttgactgagagaggaggggggatcaGAGCTAAAGACCTGATATCCATAGTAATGAGGTACattatatcagggatgggcaactggcggcctgcCCTTTCGTAGGCCCGTGGACCAATAAACGAAAAAATGTTTTGTTCATGTCAGCAATTTTGTTTTTGATTGGTAAGTTAGCTGACCGCTAGACTATATAAACTTGTAGCAAGCATGGCCAAATTACGAACCGGGGTGTggcccattgatcatcagttatcatattaaaaactgcaaacatttgcctccaccctatGACAAAATGTGCATAATTTCAGGAAATTATCTGTAAAACTGCCAAAAAAAATCtgcgccccatggcaaaatgagtaaaaTTGCATAAAATTTGTTATAacatttttgtggcccccacccccatcaaagttgcccatccctgcactataggGCCTCTACTCTCATCcacctgatacacacacacacacacacacacacacacacagacacagacacacacaccacacacacaaacacatacatgcccccacacacacacgtgtccCACACCACGTGTCCCACACCGACGTGTCCCACACCCACGtgtcccaccacacacacacatgcccccaCACCCATGTGTCCcaccacacgacacacacacacacatgcccccaCACCCACATGCCCCCACACCCACGTGTCCcaccacacgacacacacacacacacacatgcccccaCACCCACATGCCCCCACACCCACGTGTCCcaccacacgacacacacacacacacacatgcccccacacccacatgcccccaca from Coregonus clupeaformis isolate EN_2021a chromosome 11, ASM2061545v1, whole genome shotgun sequence includes the following:
- the LOC121576767 gene encoding yjeF N-terminal domain-containing 3-like → MNHSSTEPAETIELLRYLSKVETAAIETELVRDYRFGQQQLIEIWGHACAIAITKAFPLTSLGKKQPTVLVVCGPDQNGSIGLVCARHLRIFEYEPTIYYPKRTPHTIHQDFTVQCEKMDIPFLSYLPTEVQLINDAYNLVIDAILGPETDHTDVKEPYAGILVTLKQVKIPIVSVDIPSGWDVDQVTSDGINPDVLISLMAPKRCATSFTGKHYLAGRFLPYDIQKKYDLNLPEYPGIDSVIEL